In Rhizobium sp. CIAT894, the genomic window AGCGCCCCGGAAGACTGGTCCTTCGGCAACGGCATCGCCCAGATGACCGACCCCGATTGGCGGCTGCGAGCGGCCGGAGGCCCGCTATGAGCGCGTCGAACCCGAAGGCAATGACCGTCAGGCGCCCCGGCACCGCGGTCCGCTCGCCGGAGGGCGTCGCAACGGCGCCCTTCTGGGTCGAGATACTGCTCGAAGGCGGCGCCGACGGCGAGAACACGGCCATGCGCGCCACGCTCGATCCCGGCACCATCACCCGCTGGCATACGCATCCGAAGGGCCAGTTACTCTATGTGCTTTCGGGTCATGGATTGGCGCAGAACGAGGGCGGCCCGATCGAAGAATTGCGTGCCGGCGACGCAGTCTGGTTTGCGCCCGGCGAGCGCCACTGGCATGGCGCCGCCGATGACAGCCCCTTCAGCTATATCAGCATCCAGGTGGCGGAAAACGACAGCATCGTCGAATGGCTGCATCAGGTGGAGGCACGCTTATGATCGCCATGCAATACAGCTTCACCCTGCCGGCCGATTACGACATGTCGATCATCGACCGCCGCATCCGCGACAAGGGTCCGCTACTCGACGGCTTTCCCAATCTCGGTTTCAAAGCCTATCTCAGCGCCCGCAAGGGAGAGTTCGGCAGCCGCGACAATCTCTATGCGCCCTTCTATCTCTGGCGGAAGCCGGAAGGAGCGAGCGACTTCCTCTGCAGCCCGGGATTCGATACGCTCGCCGGCGCCTTCGGCTGGCCGCAGGTGAGGACCTGGATCGTGTGGCAGGCAGAAGTCTCGGCCGATCTCGCCGCGGCCAGATTTGCCACGCGCGATATCCTGCAAATGCAGCCCTACGCGCCGCTCGCCGACATCCGCCGCGCCGACAGCGCGCAGACGGAAGCCGAGATTGCGGCGGGCGAGGCACTCGCCTCCGTCTGCGGTTTCGAGCCCACGACATGGACGCGGGTGCGCTTCAGGCTATGGCGAGAGCCTCCCGAAATCGACGCCGAGACGCAGGCCTATCGCGTCGGTCACCTGTCCCTGGCTCGACCTTGAACTCAAACCGTTGCCCGGCGATAGAAGGCGAGCGACCCGGCAAGCGCCAGCAGCGCCCCGCCGCAAGCCCGCTCCAGCCATAGGGCGCCTGAGGTCTTCAGAAAACGCACGGCCTGCGAGCCGAAGAAGGCGTAGCCAAACATGATGAGGAAATCGAGCGCGGCAAAAACCAGTGCCAGCAGCGCATATTGCGTTGCCTGCGGCAGGGTCGGGTCGATGAATTGCGGCAGGAAGGCTGAGAAGAACAGATAGCCCTTCGGGTTGGTCGCCGCGACCATGAAACTCTTCAGACCGATCGAGAAGGGCGATGTCGCGCCCGCAGGCGCCCCGGACTTCAGCGCCGCATCGATCGTGCCCTTCGAGCGCAGCAACATGATACCGAGAAAGGCGAGATAAGCGGCACCGGCCCATTTCAGCATCGAAAACCAGAATTCCGATGCCGCAAGCAGCGCTCCGAGCCCGATCGCCACAGCGCCGATCAGCACGAAATCGGAAAGCACCGCGCCGATCATGCCGGCAATCGCCCGGCGCAGGCCATGGCGCGAACAGTTGGTCAGCGCCAGCAGCACCGTCGGCCCGGCGTTGCAATGCCGACGAAGGAAACAGCTGCAAAAGCGGCAAGCGTGACGATATCCATGACGATCCCTCCCAATCCAAGGCTCGAAACTTGCACGCACAGCAGCCCTTGGCAATGCCGTTCCGTCAACGAAAAAGCCCGCCGCCTCTCTGAGGCGGCGGGCTTTTAAAGGGATGCGATCGGATCAGATGCCGCTCTGGCCGTCGGAGCCGATATAGGCGATGCGGATCATGTTGGTGGCGCCGGGCGTGCCGAGCGGCACGCCGGCCGAGATGATGATGCGATCGCCCGGCTTGCCGAAGCCTTCGTCGGCGACGATGCGGCAGGCGCGGTTGACCATATCGTCGAGATCGGTCGCGTCATGGGTAACGACGCAATGCAGGCCCCAGACGATGGCCAGGCGGCGCGCCGTCTTGATGATCGGCGACAGCGCCAGGATCGGCACCTGCGGACGCTCGCGCGAAGCGCGCAGGCCCGTCGTGCCCGACGAGGTGTAGCAGACGATTGCCGACAGCTTCAGCGTTTCGGCGATTTGACGGGCGGCAAGCGAGATCGCATCGGCACCGGTTGCTTCCGGCTGGGCGCGCTGGGCATAGATGATACCGGGATAATGCGGCTCGCGCTCGATGGCGGTGGCAATCGAGGCCATGGTCGAGACGGCTTCGACTGGATAATCGCCCGATGCCGATTCGGCCGAGAGCATGACGGCATCCGCGCCTTCGAAGACGGCGGTCGCGACGTCCGAGACTTCGGCGCGCGTCGGCACCGGCGCCGAAATCATCGATTCCAGCATCTGCGTGGCGACGACCACCGGCTTGCCCGAACGGCGGCAGGCACGGATCAGTTGCTTCTGGATGCCGGGAACCGATTCAAGCGGCATTTCGACGCCGAGATCGCCGCGGGCGACCATCAAGGCATCGGAAAGCTCGATGATTTCCT contains:
- a CDS encoding cupin domain-containing protein, whose translation is MSASNPKAMTVRRPGTAVRSPEGVATAPFWVEILLEGGADGENTAMRATLDPGTITRWHTHPKGQLLYVLSGHGLAQNEGGPIEELRAGDAVWFAPGERHWHGAADDSPFSYISIQVAENDSIVEWLHQVEARL
- a CDS encoding DUF4865 family protein, producing MIAMQYSFTLPADYDMSIIDRRIRDKGPLLDGFPNLGFKAYLSARKGEFGSRDNLYAPFYLWRKPEGASDFLCSPGFDTLAGAFGWPQVRTWIVWQAEVSADLAAARFATRDILQMQPYAPLADIRRADSAQTEAEIAAGEALASVCGFEPTTWTRVRFRLWREPPEIDAETQAYRVGHLSLARP
- the pyk gene encoding pyruvate kinase, which encodes MKRNRKIKILATLGPASAEESMIEKLHQAGADVFRINMSHASHDVMRTLIQRIRSVEARSGRPIGILADLQGPKLRVGKFVDSKVDLKPGQTFTLDNNEALGDQNRVYLPHPEILESVQPGHRLLIDDGKLALRAEKCDGKSIVTTVISGTRISDRKGVSLPDTLLGVGALTDKDRADLDAVLATDDVDWVALSFVQRPDDLAEVRKIARGRVGLMSKIEKPQALERIEEIIELSDALMVARGDLGVEMPLESVPGIQKQLIRACRRSGKPVVVATQMLESMISAPVPTRAEVSDVATAVFEGADAVMLSAESASGDYPVEAVSTMASIATAIEREPHYPGIIYAQRAQPEATGADAISLAARQIAETLKLSAIVCYTSSGTTGLRASRERPQVPILALSPIIKTARRLAIVWGLHCVVTHDATDLDDMVNRACRIVADEGFGKPGDRIIISAGVPLGTPGATNMIRIAYIGSDGQSGI